In Rhopalosiphum padi isolate XX-2018 chromosome 3, ASM2088224v1, whole genome shotgun sequence, the genomic stretch taaataatttttaaacataatgcgaatataaaatactaatgtatattagaattatttactttatagtttCTTCTTTAGTTAtttctatacttatttaatttatagtatttttctaCTTATTCTAAATAAAAGAAGATTTACAATCGTGAATACAATGTACAATGCcaactattgttttttaataagtaaatgtattaattaccaAAATACCAACCATATGTTAACTAAGTTAAAATGactgaaaataatttgaataactaTGATTGAAAAttagtcaaatattttttttatttgaataattcctAAGTGAATTCTCAATTAAATATATCCCATACAcaagtagtttttaaattaaaatattttgaggtgatttaatcttaaatttagtCAGTGGAACTATAACTGTTACAATtggaataaaatactttttaataatatttatacttacagtATTTTCACAGTACGCACTCATCATCTTACTTAGTTGGGTTATTTTTCctattttaaattgcataacTCTATTATCTTGTCCAAGAacttttaatgttatttgttcTGAAGGtacctaaatacaataaatattttaaattattaattggggtttaaaaatgaacaaaattacattttgtaccaatataattcataatcaaaCATTCTAATTTAGCCTATAGATTTTATGAATGTTAAACAATACAAACATAATGTCAAGACACTGTATtgcacacaatatataattgatttgtatGAATCAGATGATTATGAACTAATAAAATCTACTTGTCGTTAAAAGCTAGTTGACTTATCGTgctaaataaaatcaatgtaaatgataataattttcaactgtATACAGGTAGGTCGATGATGGTTGTAAATTTCAGGTCTATAGATGACTATCACCACTTTTAGGGCTATAAACATAATGACTTTCAATAAGACAAGACGCCATGGtactaaataatcataatttttttatactatttaacatatatgaaataaacaagCGTTCACAAGAATCAAATAGAACATGTTGACAAGCCGGGTAGAATCCAACGCCatgaaatactaaattttaagaCGGAAATGCGGCGAGAATAACGACTGATGAAGCAGAAGGTAACAAAGTATCCGTCGTTGGCGTGTGTTAGGCATGAACACATGTCGTATACGGTAAGCAACAAACACAATCGGTCGTTTGGTCTTGTTATCCGACAAGCATTACGAATAACAGCAAAACACGTGCTATTTTTCCGCGAATATTTGTAATTACTTACTAATGAATACATGGTTACTTTTggctaattttcaattaaacaaAACGGTGACACAACAATGAAATCTAGGTAGTAAATTTGCCGATAAAAAAGCAGACAGCACCGTAAACAGAGACGTTAAACACTGACGCCAAACGACTGAGAGGAGCAACAATATGAATATAAGGGTAGTATCAAACTATCCAGTTCAGGTAAAAAACCTAACGGAAATACTGGATAGTAGACTGGTCCATAATTCAATCGATAGTGTATATGCTAATGCATTAAAACCTTGCTTCCTTTGTTAGGTTGGTACCACCACTGAAACAACACAAAGCCAACGCGGGAAGCGGGAAAGGGAACAAATAATATCactaaccaataataataataatagccgcATTGGCATAATTCCATTTAATTTCAGCAGGTGCCAACAGACGAGGCTCCACCCCCTCCctctaaaaacatattatcatacatattatattttttgttattaagttttttGAAAAGTATGGCTTAGTCCCCACAACCAACTTTAGGAGTCCCCCTGGGTGAAAAGcataaacataacataacataacataacaaAAACAATTCACTCAGAAACTTTATCAAACaattcattaaaacaataaaatggaattatatttaaatatttttatagaattttgatttttgagttCAGTTTATTTCAGCAGGTGCAAACGGATATCTTTGCACCTGCTATATATTGCCAGGGGGAGCAAGTGCACCGTCGCGCTCCCCCGTATCTACACCACTATATAATAGGTTTAACCCTAAACTGATATCATCGGGTAAAAATTGTCCCGATGAATATACATTCAAATATGTTTGAATTTTCAACATCTTAAACATGAAAAACTTATGGGgggattttcaaaatgtttaaacttaaaCGCTTGAACGTTAATATCTTGAACCAACGtttgcaattatttatttattttcaatataagtatattaaaaataaaatggtatgTAGACTGATATAGTATAcatggtttaataaaattacttagcCCCCAGATTTATAgtagaaatatttcaattaatattaataattaaatctttttaatttcaattatcaGACATGGCAAGACACTAAAGCTTCGAGTGCTTCGACTAAATGCTTTTAAGCTGCTGAAATGTCAGCATTTGTGCATAGGGGAACTAGTGGAGGACCACCCACTTAGAGATTACAATCCCGGGATTCCGGGATATTTAGCTATTAATCCCGAGATTCCGGGATTATCCcgaaatttagtaaaaaaaaatttaagataattatgcaaacaaattttattttaattaattaaattaattttaatttccatggattgaaaaaatgttattatcagggctcgggacttaaagcacttaaaatctttaaaataaacgcTTAAAaagcactcaaataagcatttaaaaaacttaaatttgagtaaaaatatttaattaacttgaGTTAATTttctaacatttataaaataggttattactttatatgtacaattaatccataatgataataaaaaaaaacatataacaatagatatatgagagtaataaaaataaatacaaaataaagctACTTTTCTTTAGAAAATtcaatttacttttttgttTCTTAGGGAACGTAGGATATGCCGCCAGTTTAATCTTTAAGAAGAATATCATCCTCATCATCAGAATGTGAAGGGTAATATTGTTCTAATGATCTTTTTGATTTAACTTTTAATCTTTGTCCATGTCCTCTTTCTTCGATTTCTGAATGAAggttatttgaatttttgtttaatttatacatcagTTTTAATCCATATTCATacttgtctataaatataaatattaaatttatttttatttatagcatTCATATTAGattgcatataaattaataaattacctatattttcttCTATAACGTCAATCTTACATGTTTTCCATTTATCTTAATCGGGGATTTACATTAtctttgcatattttttaattgtagatattttaaaatccaGTGGATaccaacaattaaatttattgatcagTCAATCATTAGGTATTAAATCTGGACTTTTTTCATCTGCATCATCTTCATTATCGCATAATGATATTAAACACCACATTCTGACAATGAATTAGccataaacatacaatttaataaattatttatctaaaagggaaatataaagaataatagcTATTATAGATAATTAGTTAGACTTCAATGCAAGTAGATTTAACTTTTGTGTTATAACAAAACCTAACcttcaatacattatttttaaacataaaataataaattatacacacaataattGCTACATACACATTCTGAAAACTATCTAAAAATACCCCCAAACACATTCTGGTAAAGTAAGACGTTATGTTATGCCAAATGCAGTAAAATTACTTAGTAAAGCGACATATGTGttataataaactgtaaatcattttatttattattaaagaaaatagtAAACCAATAGTTATATACGTTACTTtggttataaatacttatagtacattaaaccatatttatttggattaaaattgtatacattttatatgatactagtaggaaaaatattttagaatttatacttaataattttatactaaagaaaaaaaatgttatttacttaatttttattttatttcacaattattttgttttattttaataataataaattttttaataatttagaataaaaaatcaattgcaCACACTCAAACATTAATCATTTTGTGTAACTACATTTAGTAGTTCAGGTTAATTTCTCTTATATCaccaaaataaagtttaataatttaacttggctggaaaaaaataaatttattattattaataatgtatttagctctaataaaatataatgaataggtattaaattaaataaaattagatatatttaataataatttagatataaagtaattatttatatgagtgTAATAAAGGAAAtacaacaaatacatttttgtgagaaaaaaatacatatttctaaaaaattttgAGTAAGATACGCATTTCTGATAACTTTTCGACTTCAAATACTCCAATAGACAAACTTTCACATggaatagaataaaaatttttttttttttttagatacattCTACCAACGATTACACAACTGTTTatgacttaataaaaaataataatatcaccagAAGATGAGCCACAACAATTATCAGAAgaacaaattttgattttaaaatcattaaactgTAAAGTGGGGTATTGTggattaatacatttaagaacCAAAGGACCATTGCAATGCATTTTTGAGCAAATAGGGTATTTTTGAAAAGtttgagaattgtttattgAATTTACTGTTAACAATTCAACCATTCTATTTCCTATTTGCCCTAATGGTTTATTTTTCACTCTTgtcattctttttattttttgaaggtAATTCTCATAGGGAAACACTGATATAGTATCCAATGTTAGCATAGGAATTATTGGTGCAAAATAGTCAGTGTCATCGACTAGATGAATCAAATTGTGAAAGTTATAAGTGATAAAACTTGCatgatataaaatcataaatgacTGCACAAAATGTCTTAATAATTCTCTCGAATAATCTCTTAATCTACAGTCTTGAATTCTGGTttgatttaactaaataaatatagctACATTTAATGTCATAAAACTGTTGTTAATTTCTTGGTCTAAAATGCCTTTTGAAGCAACTGGACCAAGATAGAGTAAAAATGTCTGATACTCTATAGCTTTCCATCTTAAGAGATACTTTAACTCCCTTGATTTTCTTGCAAATTCTACTGGTAACCTTGAACTGCACATAAAATCTGAGATACTCTGAATTTGTAGCCGCGATAGATTAAAAGGTAAATCTCCATCATACCAAGTTAAGAGCATGGTCCGCATCATTCCCAAGTATACCAAATGCATTATGTCAATAATGATTGAATGTACAAAATCAATTCCcggtatttttactaaatatgtattaactaaTCGATAATTTGGATCTAcccaaataataaaatcatccaTGGACATAGCTAGGATTTAAATCACGGGGGGGACAGTGGCGTAgccaactttaaattattaaaacccaatatttataagatattataagaaatataatttaatttgaagtgCGAGGGGAGGGCACTTGCCCCCTCCCGTCCCACTACCGGTACGCCCATGAAATCATCACTTGTTCTAGTAGGACAATTAAGATCACTAAAAAGGCGCTTATTATTAAGAGTAGTACCTTGAACGGTACACCTGGTACAAGACTAGTATCCACCATGACCTTCAATGCccaatatatactttttagcaGGTGCATCACAAACAAAACCGAGAATTTTAACTAACACTTTTGTGCTATTAGCAGTTATAAAACCTTTTTCTGACAATTCAATGGTTtccaatacaaataaattaaaaaaatcatccaTTTCCTTAGGTTTTTGAAAACCATAATATAGTCTAATaggaaaaactattttttgaaGTTCAGGGACATTAACAATTGAAACCAATATAAGAATTGCTTGGCCAAGAGAACTTTTATATAATGGAAGTCCgtcaatgtttattaataaatgtagttCATTTACATGATAATCAAATGATGAGTTTATGATCTAGCGTTTTAATTGACCAAACCAAAATGAATATAATGTCCTGGttcaactgttttttttttcaaaaactatatatgtttttagtaattttcttGAATCTGAAGGTAAAGCATAACTTATACTTTAGAAAAAGGTTTGGGCATcctaaaataaaagataatgcCCGACAcaaattgaatattgaaaaaaaatatatgatcttattagaaataaataaaaaaaaactataaattaagtaattagttaggtaactatttaaaataataatatttgattgtccattcaaattaatttaaaaaatgtttttaatggttgtttacacttaatttaaaatacaatttgactAAACTTGAGttctttagtattataaaaactatataactatattaaaactatcaactctaagtatttaaagtaaatagtaTCTAATACTAGACAATTCAATTCCATAATCCCTATTGTGGAAATCTATTTATCTATGGTATAAACatgcaaatatatttaaaaatatattaatgtataagattcaaaatattataggtataggtactgttatttattatttaactattaaaaagtgCACATATTTcttacctatacctaatataatgaatctattataggtaaaaaataaatatattttgtttttattatgtacctaattaaaaattaattttgtattttaaatataatattatataatacttatacctatttTGATCACCTCTGTTTtaactatgaaatataatttatttacctacCTATGTGGTTAAATAGTAGCAATGTAAATGTAGAAACCAGTTTTTAATTCCAAACATATATTTaccaaaattctaaaatattaaaagcctAAAAACATGACAAGTACCTATATCCCAAtgcttaattatttaacaactaaTAGATAGTAATAAACACAAGACACTAGTATTGTTGTAACAttggttagaaaaaaaaaaatattttcaaataggtatattagattataaattaagagGATGCCACACTGAATGTGTTGTTTCCGCATTACAAACAGTGCCGTAGAAACCGTGGTGCGGCACGTTTCAATTTCTAATATGGGGcccatattcaaataaaataatataagaattaagAACCTatactaataacaatttttttttataagatcataatattatatgcattagtattactgtattagtaataacattgaatttaaataatatttataattaatggtaataatataatgataatgccGTTAGtactttgttatttttgtcGGTTAATAGTATAGAATAGATGATGTATTACTGTGTtgcaatttgataaataatgttaatacacGATTTCTTGTTATCATTGCaactaaaaatagaattattggGAAAATGATTTTGTGCATTATTATCGGCTCGATACTGTCCATGGTATATTGGACACGGGTTAGATTTATCAGGAATTCTAGAAAATGTtgttttacctattataaaacttttatgtatagCATTAGCATTATTCATTGATACCacattaataattgttcattCGCATAGTTGTTATTTGTTTACACGTTTGTCAATTTtcacgttttatttaaaattcttactTTTATCATTTACTTATGTCAtccgtttataaaaaaacaccTTTGTGGTAGTGAAAAACGAAGAgaaaatcaagaaaaaatatcaaaattgccaatttaattttttttgttcaacttTTTCGGCTGATTTTGATAAAGGTAAGTACTGTTAAGTAATATAGAGACAGTTAATAAGTTAGATCTTAGATAGGTTATTAAGATTAATAAGTgggtatctttatttttattcttaacatGTGAAAAGTGGATATTTAATTTGAAGTGTTGTATTAGTCTATTATACAAGTACGATGTACTAGGTACCTACTCAATAATCATGCTAGTTagtcaatacaaaatataaaaaaatacttgatacatcacatttattttatgtttaaactcATAACTCATTACCTATTGATTAAGtaccatagtattatattaattattaataatcacaaTCATATCtctaagtaggtaggtacatattatatttaatttgaatttctttatatcaatatgtatttatcgaataatttcaatttttgaaggtattaataattaatttgatcatGTTTTACAAACATTActgaataataaagaaaattatacctATCAAGTACTTGAGCCCAACCATACAAAatgaattaattggaatttaggGATCAAGTTTGCTAGAAATAATTTGTGACAAAATCAAGCAATGTTCTTGTTTTGCAATTATCATGAACTCCActcaattatttgaatttaactatttttaccgATAATTGATACAGCTTTAGCACAGTTACATAATAGATTTACTGGGTTAAATGAAGTGATGAATACATTTGAGTTTCTTAAcccatcaaaattaaaaatttccgaGGAATCAAGCATAATCAAGTACTTGtatgattttgtattaaaatacaaatctgACATCAATTCAGAATTTACCAGACAAGTTTTATCAATTACAACACTAATTGGTCCAGAATAATCTGATATCAGAGACTTAATAAACTTCATTATTCAAAATGACATGGCTTGTAGTTTTCCAGATGTTTTAACTGcatgtttaatatttcttaCAATCCCCATAACTGTAGCCTCGGCTAAGaggtcattttcaaaattgaaactcattaaaaactatttgaGAAACTCAATGTCTCAAAATAGACttagtaatattgttattctAAATATAGAAAGAAGTAGAACTGATGAACtagatatagaaaaaataattgacaatttCGCTAATGCTaaagcaagaaaaaaaaaattttatgttaaaatcaataataaagatAACATACTGATGActgatttgtattgttttttataattgtttaaattaaatattaatggaaAATAATGGGCCATAAGCACACAAAGGGGGTGCTTAGCACAATAGCACCCTGCCACCCTCAGGCTTCAAATTAGCACTTCCAGTTcccatgtaataataatataataatttttaaatattttgaatacataatacattatcattAAGTACAGTAtagttacttaataatttaaataaataaagagtagcaactatattaacatttatacaatttcaactttatttttagttattaatttgtcTATACAAGtatgtaagtataattaattaaagttttaatttattatatttgtatattgtattataattaaaaagtaataatattaataagtaacaatttaaaattattgcatttagtttattatattatgaagggGGTGTAGACTGTGGGGGGCTAAGCTTTAATTTGACAATAAgtcaatttaatgtaaaattaaaatttaatgcaaaTTGTTTTTTGCCAAACGCAAGTTTGAtatgttgtacgtttgtaagatggagacaacacagTGAGTGCAGCAAGTGTTGCGttctcttaataaataatagcaatattacctaggtaattataattaataataatacaattacttaggtaattataataaataataatactaacttaggtaatagttataaataattacctgGAATCATGCcgaatatacacaatataggtATGCGTTTGTAGTTCGTTGGTACTTGGTGATCTGTTCGCACTTTGTTAGCGGCGATTATATAAGACAGCAGTTTTAACTAACTTATAAAGGTTTAAGTAGTTGTACCTATAGACTGTagtttgtataaactataaactcgACTACAGCGTAATACGAACAACGACAGTAAactacaaaaaacaattaatatgtgAAATGCGTACTACGGAAATACAAGACCACAATGGCACGATGTACagaaaacagaataaaatagaattttagcCATTTCAGGTAATTAAAATGacgtattaaattatgattaaaccgCGGTCACGGTGAACACATCACTACAATTggttaaagttttattattgtctgttaaaacaaaaatgaagaattaattttgtagcgttctattttaaaaacaatactataaCAACTTACCGTCGACCGTCGTGCATTGCGCGTGTGACAGATATCACGTAACGTTTCGTAACGGTACCGTTTTACCAGTTCTTTATACCTTTCAGAGAGCAACATCCTTATTACTTAAAATCAATGCGTTCTTATCAAATTTGTCtgcattgataatttaaaataacacgaCAACACATTATTGTTCTaatgattttcttattttcttttttaatgtattgacTGTTTGACTATTGGTTTGCGTACCCAGGGTTTAAGTACTGCAGATCAGCTTGGCTCACGAAATGTCAATTGTCACCTATGTAGGTAACCAAACTCcaaacaatatgtataaatcCAAAAGCGCTCGCTTACCAACAATTTTGTatactaacaaaatattattttacacttaaaCGTAGTTTGCACTATGATGGTTTAATAGCAACGAATAAACTAGTTAACTGTTTTCCTAGTGTACAAATTTACTAGCAAAGTTGAAACATTTCAACTAGCTGATGACTAGTGGGACAAATAGAcatactaaattttatattttaaatatttatagatattacacTAGATATACATgtgtatctaatatctattatatgacgtgggtgtaataatatatatatatatatttatatatacaataatttgtattccatttaatctaataaataaaatatattatttaaatgttagaaaaataatagaaaataaatattattttaatattttaaaatgtatagaaaaacatattaaataataaatattattttcatatttatttaatcttttattataaatcttataaatttaacatttttttaatataaaaaaaaatatatttttaaaatcattatatttgaaatgttttaatataattaaacatataaaaaacatgtcaTTGTTATTTAGGTAATACCAATAAACGTACATCATCTGCAGCTCGATTGAATGAAGGTAATTTTATTGGTGACAGATTGGCAGATTTAGGAGAACGTAAATTGttggaaaaacaaaaatagtggGACCAAAAACTGTCTCTTTTAGCTGAACCAAATAGCTATTTGAAATCTATTAGAGATTGCctttttgaaaactaaaataatgaaaagagtaataacaattttatatttatttatttatttatttccaattCATATACCAAtactaatttttactaaattgtattaattttttaattgatttattttttctagcATAATGGTAATGGAGTTCCTGTAATCCTTCATTCTCTTTAAACTTTATTCTTTTTCTTATACTACAACTTGgtttaatgttgtttttatatctacaaaTCCTTTaagttctattttatattattcttattttttatttttattaaatctttcattcctattataaatatagatatcaaattgtttctataatataatattttaaatttactacttcctttaaaataataattccatCATATTccttactattaatattaattattgtttatcttatgactaacttattaataatattaaattatatatttatttaattttaacttatgttGAAAATGTTGTACAACACGTCTTGCTCTTACTCTTCTTCCgttgtttaaattgttatttacaatGATCAGTGATCACATACTGGGGCATTCCATTGTCATGTCCATACATGCCAAAATCTATATCAACACCATTATTAAAAACTTCAGGATCAGGATCagattcattatatatttatatgttatgccCATATTGTGCAGTACCACACATGCATTTATTATTCCTGTAGCTTTTTCATGTGCATAATGG encodes the following:
- the LOC132925498 gene encoding small ubiquitin-related modifier 3-like, giving the protein MENILNWRHILRSLRNKKVPSEQITLKVLGQDNRVMQFKIGKITQLSKMMSAYCENTGIAYNSVRFRFDGQPVNTIDTPASLKLKEGDIIEVFQQQTGG